The Eriocheir sinensis breed Jianghai 21 chromosome 29, ASM2467909v1, whole genome shotgun sequence genomic interval TCTATATTTTGAGGGGAGCTTTTTTCGGGGCGAGGTAACAGTCGTCATAAATGTTTTCGTCCACTGTCATCTGGCCGAGTTTTTCGCCTTGGGGAGTTTTCTTCGGGTCGAGGTAGCATTCTTCGTACAAGTTTTCGTCCACCATCTTTAGGGCGATTTCTTTTCTGGGGGGATTTTTTCCCGGGGCTGGGTTGCCTTTGCCGGCCAGAGTGTCCACTCTCTTCGGGCCGATTTGTATCTCATCGTAGATGTTCTCTGAGGAAAGAGGGTTATGGAACCATTAAATTAGGCGAAAAccacggaaagagagagagagagagagagagagagagagagagagagagagagagagagagagagagagagagagagagagagagaacactaacCTTCTTCTTTGGTCATCCCTTGCCCCAGCCCTTTCATCACCCTCTTCATCCTCGTCAGCATCGCCACCAGCACCAGCATGAGCACCgcccccacccctgccaccgccaccGTCAACCACAACATCAGGGACTGCTGGGCTTGGGTATAAGCACCATGGTTGTTGCAAGATTGTGCCTCCATGATTGTAAGGCTTTGGATTGAGGGCGGGTGGGGCGTGTTTTGAAGATAATTGGCCGACGTGAAGGCTTGGCGGAGAAAGAAGCCGGGCGGATGTGCCGCTCCCTTCTTGAGTCACAGAAGCTAGCTCCTCCTGATGCCGTGGATCCTGACTTTGCACCCCAGCACTGCGCAAGGGGCCGGGCAGCTGACACGCCTTACTATAATCACCAGTATTCACCTATGATATTATATTTGGCGTCGATGTGTTACCGGGGCAGTTTCAAGGGCCACCAGGACGACGGCTGAGCAGGAGCGAGGTGGCGATGATCCGCTTCGTGGCTCGGGTCTCGTGTGAGTGCTTACGTGCGTCGCTAGGAAGATGTCAGATCAACAGGATTTCCTTTCTTCTGATGTCCctaagcgacacacacacacacacacacacacacacacactcacacacacacaccgttccggTAACTCAGTTGTATAGCTCTGCACTGTCAGGCTTCTCTGCctggcaggctgaggttcgagccccgctgagGCCGGTATTTTTCCTCTGATGAGGAGCGTTTACAGTCCCCCcgtgagcaagggggatggggtgtgtggggtgtggagGTTCTAGCAGTACCCAAATATCgattaatgagccttgctctaatcgggagggtacttcctGGCGATGACGAATCCagtcgtgatcaggccgtgggtgaattacgCACACGGGAACCTCAGTTTGGAAGTGAGGAAGGGGTCATGAGTTTCTAGTGTGTAATTGTACTAAAAAGTGAAACCCTGTCAAATTTTATGACttgcaatatatataaattattacAAAAATCTCAAATAACTTTCTCGCAAGACAACGACAATGTGCGGTAAATCTGTTATGCTTAACACATGTTGATGAAAAAGTTTATGAAATTCCTAGGTGAGTGCGAATGACTAGAGGGGCGGCCAtattctcccattcctctccttgcCCCTCACGCGCCGATGTTTGCTTCTAGACATTTCTTCACTCTGCTGTGGTGCAGAAGGCAGAGGAAGTGACGAGTGTTGGTGGGTGTCTGGGAGTAGGTGTGCgtggaggtgataagagggatgAGCCGGGTGGAGGGGGCGCGGGCTCCGTGGCCTCGCTTCAACAAGCTTCACACACTGCTGTTTGCTTGTTTCCCTGCGAGCTTTCACCAGTCTTGGAgtgttatattatatatatggCCCCGTGTCCTTTTCTTGGATAGCGATGATTTTATAATGTCTGAATGTGTTCATAGCTCGTCAGCAAGTTAGCCTCCGCCGATCGCTGTGCCTCCTCGGGGGTCCAGGCACAACCCCCGAGGACAGACCCATAgagcaggaaaaaaagacaaaataagacaaATTAAAAACCTTagtttgttttttctgttttcagaCTTTAATACCAATTAATACCATTAGGTCGGCATAATTACAAGACAGCTATTAAAGTTACTTGATACTgaagcaataatgaaaaatattatTTTCCTGTGTGTCGGTTCACTCCACCTGACCATTGCTTAATTTATCTACCTGAGCAAGAGGGGAGGTTAGAGAAAGGGGCCTCGAGGGGGGCGGGGCCCCCTCCCCGTTAGGAGGTGGTGTTAGGCTTAGCTGATTCGTTAAGTCATTATTATCGTTAAATACTTGTGAGACATGTTATCTTGGAAAAGTgtacataccttggtagcgtggTTCAGAACAACGGCGCGGgcctcgccaggaagtcttgcagcggattggcttggccagcgGTGTTATGGACAGGGATGGAtcgagtgaatacaagagttctgtattcgaatacgaatacaaatacttAAAATTTCGACgcatacgaattcgaatacactgaaatgattTTAactcgaatacaaatacgaatatatATTTCCTGAAagttcatgaatacttttcattgggaaataccttcttgacgtaactgggcacagcactgttctaaagttatgcaacagtaaaatgagctcatgagTAATGACTCATGACTGGTGCCAGTGTTCAATACAGGGATATCACACTTACTCATCGTGTAAAGAACGGCTGTTATGTATGGTAATGAagtttgaagtattcgtcagatgtCCTTGTGGAGACAGTTGCGGTTGTGTGTCCTTATCTTATTACCGATAtgtttgtggagagagagagagagagagagagagagagagagagagagagagagagagagagagagagagagagagagagagagagagagagagagagagagagtgagagagagagagatgcatacacacacacacacacacatacatacatacatacagacagacagacagacggacggatagacaaagagacaggcagacagaagggCAGGAGGGCTGTTCCACTTTCCAGGAAAGGGTTGGCCCCTCAGCCAGCTACATCTCTTCCTATCGAAAATCTTCAGTTTAATCCTCGCCGATCCCACGCCGCCACGCCCCCAACGCAGCCTCCGGGCGCGGGAAGGCCCGGCTGGTGCGCCTCCTGGGTAGCGGGGAAAGTTGCCCTCAAGGCCATTCTGTCCCTGAGAGCCGCGTCCTCGTGGAGGCTCACATAACGTGGGAAGAAAGTGGTCGCGGGCTGCGAGCCTCATGAGGCTTGCCGGTCGTGGCTTTGTTGCGTTCTCCTCCAAACCTGAAGGTTTATTGCTTATTTTCTTAGCGGCAGAGGAAcaaccgatatatatatatatatatatatatatatatatatatatatatatatatatatatatatatatatatatatatatatatatatttctactttAATCAATGTAAATGTTGCTGTAAAGGGCACTTTTTCAAAGGTCTGGAACGTTCCCAGCTATCCCTGGTGGTCACGCTGCGGCTCAAAACAACAGGCCGCAGCTCCGTGGGCCGCCGGATCATGGCGGAATGGATGACAGATACACTTGCGCTCCGCCTCCTCCGTCAGCGCCCTTGCGTTGAAGCTTGAAGGCTGCACATGGTTGCAACTAAAAGAGAACACTGCAAAGGCGAACATAAGTAAAGGCATGGATGGATGCAGATGCAGACAGTCGTGCTCCTGGCACCCCGCTAGTGTTTATTTGGCTTTAGTAATCAGTGAGGGTTGTCTATAGCACCCTCCTTGTGTGGCTTTATTGTCTTGTTTTTTCAGGTTTCACTGGTTGACTTTCATAAAACTTCAGTCCATATTTGTATTCATTTAAGGAAAATATGTTTATTAATGTTTTCATGAATATTAAAATGTATACTCCGACTGTTCGGCCACTTTTCGGTAGTCAGAGAATCTCAATTTGGACCAAAGGCTGTCCGAAATATGCTCATTTGTCGACGAGTTGGCAAAACCTCATCGAAATTGCTGGATCCAGCAATACCTGCGGCTGGTGTGGCCACATCTTAAGAAAACGAATATCAAAGCATGGTTGAATGTGAGGCGGCAGCTCTTTTGTCACTGGCGTTTGGAGGAGTCCACAAATAGGATACACAATTAAGGCTGTGCTAAAGAAAATGTACTGTGAAGGCACTGCATAAGAATGATTAATCGATGATATCAGCGCTTCAAGCTATGCAAACAAAACATTTATATAAACTCAAGTTTTCTGATGGGGGTCGATCGGATGTCTATTGTCTGACAAAGAGGGAACCCTAGCCCCTGAAGGCCCCCATTCAAATACGGCACCGCCATTCCTGGCACACATGTGGGAGGAAAGCCGCCTCCTGTAAAACAACAGAGGTGATGAAGAAAGTTGCGTTGCTCCTGTCTGCAGCGTCGGTTTTGCGAATTTTGAACCTATCTGAATGATGCGTAAAATCCTGTAGGTCATGTAACTCACCACCTCCAGCAAGCAAGTATCGCGCCCAGGGCAGAGCCGTAAATAGGGCTACTATGGCTCTGGTCCAGGGTGTCGTGGTCTTCACAGGTAACAGCAAGATGTTTCTGATCCCAAAGCTAATCCATTTATGAAGGTGGCATTGTATTACCAGCTTCGAGCAGCGGATGCCACAGGTGAAGCGCAGGACGCAGGAAGTTGCGCGCGACCACATAACTTACCCCTCTACCCCGATGGGCCTTCTAAAATGTACATCCCTCGCTATGTTAcaggtgacaggtggtggtggtggtggtggcggcggtggtgagggtggtggtggcggcggtggtgagggtggtggtggcggtggtggtgagggtggtggtggcggcggtggtgagggtggtggtggcggtggtggtgttgcagcTCAGAAGTATCTCGTCATGCTACCTCGTTACTTTCAAGCACAAGGTCATTCAGAAGTGACTTTgaggccggagagagagagagagagagagagagagagagagagagagagagagagagagagagagagagagagagagagagagagagagagagagagagagagagagagagagagagagagagagagagagagagagagagagagagagagagagagagagagaggatggaagccaCTACTTTCCCCCGTCTCTCGTGCAGATGGGGgataaaaagtgaaaggaaggtaaagagggagaagagaggaaaaaaaaagagataaattagAGGaatgagtggaggagaggaagcgaTGAGAGAGGAAATATGTAGTTAGCTTCCTTGGTCTTGGAAAAGGAcggagagcgagggaggggggggggggttgcagggAGGCTGGTGGAGAGGGGGGTCGTAACAAGGTGGTTGGGGGCAGGTGAGGCGATGATGTGCCGACCCGACCCACGTGGTGCCTTAAcggtctaaacacacacacacacacacacacacacacacacacacacacacacacacacacacacacacacacacacacactttcaaatCTGTACAGAGAAGAATGATGCAAGTGATCCAAGGCTTAGAACTTACCGCTTGATTTACATTTTGAGAAAGACGTAGAGTGCGGCGCGATTTAACTGCAGTATTTTGATTGATAAAGATGATTTAGGTAAAGGACATATGGTGAAAAAATGATGTTGGAACACGCAGCATTGATTACaaattgaatatttttttttttttttacagcaaaggagacagttcaagggcacacaaaaagcaaacattaataaaaaaaaaaaaaaaggcccgctactcactgctcctaaaaagaatccaaagaggtggccgaaagataggttcaGGAGGGAGGTTGAGGTTCAGGAGGGAGGTTAAGGTTCAGGAGGGAGGTTGAGGTtcaggagggagatggaaaaaagaaagtggtTCGTGAATAGGAGAGTGGACGAGTGGAATAAATAAAGCAGATAGTAATATGTAGTGCATGGAAAGGGCCagctcgacagtccaacacacaTTGCAAGCGCCCGCACCAAACTGTactctccacaatgatccgttaatTCTACTCAACACCAGGCACTTAAAAAACTTCCTGTGTgctttcctaaaatttcctccttctTATATCAGCGCATTTTCGtagtatttttttgggggggttagggagcttacaaacttgttgTGTTGGACTATAAGGCTGGTCCAAACGCGGGTTCCGAACTCTTAATGGAGGTTAGATAGAGTTTGGAATGGGAGGGAAGCTTGTAAAAAGTTAACCGTTTTCCGTAGGTGCGTTTGTCCTTGTGCACCAAAActatacatagaaaataaacagaggaataAATTGGAGACCTATAAACGAGTAATAAAGGTGAGACGATGAAGGCAACGCGTGTACCAGTGGctgtgaatgaaaataaatagcaGAGGCATATAAACGAGTAATAAGctatgataaataaagaaaggagaggtatGGATGTGTAATAAAGGTGAGACGATGCGGGCAACACGTGTACCAGTGGCTGTgaacgaaaggaaataaagaagcgaGGCATATAAACGAGTAATGAGCTAAAATAGATAAAGGAGATGTAtagttcactccctccctctcttccttcctttcatattttctgcggctttatttacattatctttttACCTCCTACTCTTCATCGATTTCCTCAGGCACATTTTCTTTGTTGCATTTCTTTCTTCAGTTCTGCCGTTCTCCTGTCCAAACCGtctccagcatccttctcctgATACATCCagcgtctcctctcctccacacgtGCATTAGAGGCTgtgaacgaaaataaaaacaaaagagaggTATACTAACAAGACATAAGGGTAAGCGACGAATGCAAGATGTATATTAGAGGctgtgaacgaaaaaaaaaggtatactaaCAAGACATAAGGGTAAGCGACGAATGCAAGATGTATATTAGAGGCTGGGAAcgaagatgaataaagaaatagagatgtgTAAAAACTAGTATATGATAAGGCCAAAAACTATGGATGCAAAACGTATATCAGAGGCTGGAGATCTTTTTTAggggtcgcattataagacattcatcgcccaagaacacgtatctgacaaggctttcgtagttgtgggcatttccaggagtagttttatgaccatagTGGTAGTtttacccttcttctgtaccgtgagcctaaataaacactcattagaacccgactgaccccctctttgacctttagaaatagctgatgtgaaaagcgaaggtgtcttataataccgactagAACTttgggcgcgcacacacacacacacacacacacacacacacacacacacacacacacacacacacacacacacacacacctatctatctatctatctatctatctatctatctatctatctatctatatatctcttaaACACcgcggcgcccaagcacacatatacttgacaaggctttcgtaggcgttatgggcatttcctgggatagttgtatgaccctggtggtaggtttaacccttcctctgcaccatgaacctaaaaaaacactcatgaaaacccgataaaactccttttcggcctttgaaagtagttgatgCGAGGGGCAGACACGTCTAAGTATACCAACCTGGGAgcgaaaataagtaaagaaatagagatgTAAATAAAGGAGTATATAATGGGATAAAAGGATACGGCCAACAGGGATTTTAGAGAACgcgaaggaagataaataaagaactaAAGACGTACATgcgagtaataatgataaaaggatGAAAGCAACTCGTTTTTGAGAGGCACTGACTAAAACCCgtctgcaacttttttttttttttttcaagtcgcCTTTTACATAGCTTCGTTGGTTCTTATTTTCATTGCggtactttttttttagttttttttttttttgctgttgccACGCCTTGTgattcgcttcttttttttttctttaatccttttttttgtgcaccgttttttatttatttatatatttattttattttatagccGCGTGccctttttataattattttttttcgttgttttatgttcattgttttccttcttcctctgcttccgtGCTTGTGTGATGTCATGCCCCCTGCtgggtctctgtctgtctgtctgtctgtctgtctgtctgtctgtctgtctgtctgtctgtctgtctgtctgtgtgtgtgtgtgtgtgtgtgtgtgtgtgtgtgtgtgtgtgtgtgtgtgtgtgcagactttttattttattttattttattttattttattttgtttatgcttATTATactagttattttttattattacttttttccccTCATATACACTGTTTAGTCTTACTATTCCATTTGTGATTTAATATGTACTCCCTTATATGTCAAAATCTTTAAAGGTGAAATATCAAGTCaagtaggaaaatatatagacctGCTATGACCTCAGTTGTCTATATCACGCAGGTGTAAAGTAAAGGTAATGACTGTGtagaggcggcgcggcgaggcgatCACCCCGCCAAGCCACACCTGCCCGGGCCCTCACACCCCATCAGCTTCCAGGTGTCACCCGGGAAGTTGAGCTCCTAATGAGGTCTACAATATAAATATTTTCCTTGTAGATAGGGCAGATAAGCCGATAATGGTTTAAAAATGTGTTTCTAGTTTCCAATGGCGTAAATTTTCCTATATCTATTTTTAATAACAATAAGCTGATTAGGGTGGGGACAGCCAGCTGCCCCATCCTTGTGACCATGTATCTTATGTCAATAAACTGTTCTAATcaaataaaatctctctctctctctctctctctctctctcacac includes:
- the LOC127005209 gene encoding uncharacterized protein LOC127005209 → MEAQSCNNHGAYTQAQQSLMLWLTVAVAGVGAVLMLVLVAMLTRMKRVMKGLGQGMTKEEENIYDEIQIGPKRVDTLAGKGNPAPGKNPPRKEIALKMVDENLYEECYLDPKKTPQGEKLGQMTVDENIYDDCYLAPKKAPLKI